In a genomic window of Narcine bancroftii isolate sNarBan1 chromosome 7, sNarBan1.hap1, whole genome shotgun sequence:
- the LOC138739806 gene encoding L-asparaginase 1-like isoform X3, with amino-acid sequence MSELKVYLLYTGGTIGQTASGNENPTKLEDFIERLKIYPQLYARSDENGWIYLPSGSARGFPDPERGLKYMIDGIKDPIDSSNMKPGHWQDLARRIYDCYDNYDGFIILHGTNTMAFTSSALSFLLQPLKKPIILTGSMVCVFFNSKLFQGNRAVKQSSKDVDAFASPNKPPLLDLNKQVKVNWDTKKADKGALQIFSLKHIPDIRILQLFPGINEKYVAGTLEGADGVVLRIYGFGQIPGDDWFVSLLRKAVISGVLIICTSQCFQGAVHPEAQGWTVPGIILGYDITMEAAVAKLFWALNQSEDSGQRRELMKRNICREMTIPLKV; translated from the exons ATGTCTGAACTCAAAGTTTATCTCCTCTACACTGGTGGAACCATTGGGCAGACGGCTTCTGGGAATG AAAACCCTACAAAACTTGAAGATTTTATTGAACGGTTGAAAATCTATCCTCAGCTATACGCAAGGTCAGATGAGAATGGTTGGATTTACCTCCc ATCAGGCTCAGCAAGGGGATTCCCTGATCCTGAACGAGGCTTGAAATACATGATTGACGGCATAAAGGATCCAATCGACTCTTCCAACATGAAACCTGGGCACTGGCAGGATTTGGCCAGAAGGATTTAT GATTGCTATGATAATTATGATGGGTTTATCATCCTTCATGGGACAAACACGATGGCGTTCACATCCTCTGCTCTTTCCTTCCTGCTTCAACCATTGAAGAAACCAATCATTCTTACAGGATCTATG GTTTGCGTATTTTTCAATTCAAAGCTTTTCCAGGGAAACCGTGCTGTTAAGCAGAGTTCCAAAGATGTGGATGCTTTTGCCTCACCCAACAAACCCCCTCTATTGGATCTGAACAAGCAGGTTAAAG TAAACTGGGATACAAAGAAGGCTGACAAAGGTGCCCTGCAAATATTCAGCTTGAAGCATATACCAGATATCAGAATACTCCAGCTCTTTCCTGGAATTAATGAAAAATAT GTTGCAGGCACTCTAGAAGGAGCAGATGGTGTGGTATTGCGAATATACGGCTTTGGACAAATTCCTGGTGACGACTGGTTTGTCAGCTTACTGCGCAAAGCCGTGATCTCCGGAGTTCTGATTATCTGCACTAGCCAGTGCTTTCAAGGAGCTGTACATCCTGAAGCTCAG GGATGGACCGTGCCTGGGATCATCCTTGGGTATGACATCACCATGGAAGCGGCTGTAGCCAAGTTGTTCTGGGCCCTGAATCAGTCAGAGGATTCTGGACAGAGACGAGAG CTAATGAAACGGAACATCTGCAGAGAAATGACCATCCCTCTGAAGGTCTGA
- the LOC138739806 gene encoding L-asparaginase 1-like isoform X2, which yields MSELKVYLLYTGGTIGQTASGNENPTKLEDFIERLKIYPQLYARSGSARGFPDPERGLKYMIDGIKDPIDSSNMKPGHWQDLARRIYDCYDNYDGFIILHGTNTMAFTSSALSFLLQPLKKPIILTGSMKTVFENRNDAVDNILGSLRIAGYLSHVDSIQQVCVFFNSKLFQGNRAVKQSSKDVDAFASPNKPPLLDLNKQVKVNWDTKKADKGALQIFSLKHIPDIRILQLFPGINEKYVAGTLEGADGVVLRIYGFGQIPGDDWFVSLLRKAVISGVLIICTSQCFQGAVHPEAQGWTVPGIILGYDITMEAAVAKLFWALNQSEDSGQRRELMKRNICREMTIPLKV from the exons ATGTCTGAACTCAAAGTTTATCTCCTCTACACTGGTGGAACCATTGGGCAGACGGCTTCTGGGAATG AAAACCCTACAAAACTTGAAGATTTTATTGAACGGTTGAAAATCTATCCTCAGCTATACGCAAG ATCAGGCTCAGCAAGGGGATTCCCTGATCCTGAACGAGGCTTGAAATACATGATTGACGGCATAAAGGATCCAATCGACTCTTCCAACATGAAACCTGGGCACTGGCAGGATTTGGCCAGAAGGATTTAT GATTGCTATGATAATTATGATGGGTTTATCATCCTTCATGGGACAAACACGATGGCGTTCACATCCTCTGCTCTTTCCTTCCTGCTTCAACCATTGAAGAAACCAATCATTCTTACAGGATCTATG AAAACAGTTTTTGAGAACAGAAATGACGCAGTTGACAACATCCTTGGATCTCTGCGGATCGCAGGTTATTTGTCACATGTGGACAGTATCCAGCAG GTTTGCGTATTTTTCAATTCAAAGCTTTTCCAGGGAAACCGTGCTGTTAAGCAGAGTTCCAAAGATGTGGATGCTTTTGCCTCACCCAACAAACCCCCTCTATTGGATCTGAACAAGCAGGTTAAAG TAAACTGGGATACAAAGAAGGCTGACAAAGGTGCCCTGCAAATATTCAGCTTGAAGCATATACCAGATATCAGAATACTCCAGCTCTTTCCTGGAATTAATGAAAAATAT GTTGCAGGCACTCTAGAAGGAGCAGATGGTGTGGTATTGCGAATATACGGCTTTGGACAAATTCCTGGTGACGACTGGTTTGTCAGCTTACTGCGCAAAGCCGTGATCTCCGGAGTTCTGATTATCTGCACTAGCCAGTGCTTTCAAGGAGCTGTACATCCTGAAGCTCAG GGATGGACCGTGCCTGGGATCATCCTTGGGTATGACATCACCATGGAAGCGGCTGTAGCCAAGTTGTTCTGGGCCCTGAATCAGTCAGAGGATTCTGGACAGAGACGAGAG CTAATGAAACGGAACATCTGCAGAGAAATGACCATCCCTCTGAAGGTCTGA
- the LOC138739806 gene encoding L-asparaginase 1-like isoform X1: MSELKVYLLYTGGTIGQTASGNENPTKLEDFIERLKIYPQLYARSDENGWIYLPSGSARGFPDPERGLKYMIDGIKDPIDSSNMKPGHWQDLARRIYDCYDNYDGFIILHGTNTMAFTSSALSFLLQPLKKPIILTGSMKTVFENRNDAVDNILGSLRIAGYLSHVDSIQQVCVFFNSKLFQGNRAVKQSSKDVDAFASPNKPPLLDLNKQVKVNWDTKKADKGALQIFSLKHIPDIRILQLFPGINEKYVAGTLEGADGVVLRIYGFGQIPGDDWFVSLLRKAVISGVLIICTSQCFQGAVHPEAQGWTVPGIILGYDITMEAAVAKLFWALNQSEDSGQRRELMKRNICREMTIPLKV, encoded by the exons ATGTCTGAACTCAAAGTTTATCTCCTCTACACTGGTGGAACCATTGGGCAGACGGCTTCTGGGAATG AAAACCCTACAAAACTTGAAGATTTTATTGAACGGTTGAAAATCTATCCTCAGCTATACGCAAGGTCAGATGAGAATGGTTGGATTTACCTCCc ATCAGGCTCAGCAAGGGGATTCCCTGATCCTGAACGAGGCTTGAAATACATGATTGACGGCATAAAGGATCCAATCGACTCTTCCAACATGAAACCTGGGCACTGGCAGGATTTGGCCAGAAGGATTTAT GATTGCTATGATAATTATGATGGGTTTATCATCCTTCATGGGACAAACACGATGGCGTTCACATCCTCTGCTCTTTCCTTCCTGCTTCAACCATTGAAGAAACCAATCATTCTTACAGGATCTATG AAAACAGTTTTTGAGAACAGAAATGACGCAGTTGACAACATCCTTGGATCTCTGCGGATCGCAGGTTATTTGTCACATGTGGACAGTATCCAGCAG GTTTGCGTATTTTTCAATTCAAAGCTTTTCCAGGGAAACCGTGCTGTTAAGCAGAGTTCCAAAGATGTGGATGCTTTTGCCTCACCCAACAAACCCCCTCTATTGGATCTGAACAAGCAGGTTAAAG TAAACTGGGATACAAAGAAGGCTGACAAAGGTGCCCTGCAAATATTCAGCTTGAAGCATATACCAGATATCAGAATACTCCAGCTCTTTCCTGGAATTAATGAAAAATAT GTTGCAGGCACTCTAGAAGGAGCAGATGGTGTGGTATTGCGAATATACGGCTTTGGACAAATTCCTGGTGACGACTGGTTTGTCAGCTTACTGCGCAAAGCCGTGATCTCCGGAGTTCTGATTATCTGCACTAGCCAGTGCTTTCAAGGAGCTGTACATCCTGAAGCTCAG GGATGGACCGTGCCTGGGATCATCCTTGGGTATGACATCACCATGGAAGCGGCTGTAGCCAAGTTGTTCTGGGCCCTGAATCAGTCAGAGGATTCTGGACAGAGACGAGAG CTAATGAAACGGAACATCTGCAGAGAAATGACCATCCCTCTGAAGGTCTGA